TAAAGCCGAAGAAACCTTTCGTGGATGACTTTAGCCACCTTAGTAGAAAGTTGTTGGTGAAGAATTGACCGGCATAGGCAAAAGAACAAGTCTCCCTCCAACTCCTGCTGATTCAGTTGACACGCACCAATTTGGTCAATGAGTTGTCCCAGGATAGGGTCGGAAACCTTAAGAAAGTCAATGGCAATTAAGTAATTCATCAAAGGAATGTGGAGGATGAATAATGCGATCACTCAAGATTGAAACTCGGACAACAACCGGCACCAAAATTCTCCTATGATCTTCTACGACGAGAACGACTTTCTGCTCTTAACCCTTGATAAATCGATAAAGCAGCAAGCCCCTCAAATGCTGCCATAGAGCTAATATGAGCGGATTTGCAAACCCACAGGCACGAAAACTCCATAAGAACGTTTCCCAGTACAATAACCAGTGCAGCAGTTAACCTCTGTCTGGTGAAACGCTGAGGCAGAAGCAAAAGCCCCAGCAGAATTAAGCCGGTGAAAATAGAGCCGGTAAAACTCTGTTGCCACTCGACAATCTCCCGAAATTGAAGTGCCGGCAAAAGCGTGATCGTCTTAACCGGCATCAATATCGCTAAAACAAGTTTTGCTAGCGCAATCAGAAAAATAGCGCCATTAGCCGACGAGACAAGTTGTTGGGGACTAACGATAACTCCCGGTAAATCCCGTCCATCCAAGCTGATGTGCAGGCATGGCTGAAACCCCATTCCTAAAATTTTAAAACTTGGAACCTGCTGAATTTTTAGCCGGCTGCCATTACTCAGGATAAATTCATGCGGTTTGCTCAGTTTAACCCTAGGGATTCTGCCAATTTCTTCACTATCCAAATAAATTACAATCTCTCGACTCAGGAATCCCCAATCAATGACCAATCGTAAGGGTTTCCCTTCTTCTAAAGCATAAAATTCTTGCTGATTGAACATAGAAAGACTGCTAGTTACTTCTATTTTTTGATTATAATTAAAATTTAGCCTTCTCTTTGTTGAAACTGTGTCAACAACCAAGCTATTACCTGAGATTGATCAGTTTCTCGACTGCGACGAAGCGCTTCTTCTAAAATTGCCATAGAAAGTGCCGGTAATACCTGAGATACCTGAATCCGGTTACTTCCCTGATCAGCCACCCTATAGGCAAGAATTTGAGTATTTTGCACATCTACCACCCAATATTCAGCGACGCCTAACTCTTCATAAAGTACCCGTTTTGTCCCCACATCATCCAGCAACGAAGTCTTGGCAATCTCAATCACTAAATTCGGGGCTGGATACTGATCAAGATTCACAATTCCCGTACCAGATGGGATCGATTGAGCGCAAGCACCAATGTAATAAGACACATCCGGTTGACATTCCCGCACACCCGCTTTACGAAATGTCGTTGTGTCTAACCCTCTTAGAGGAATGCCTTTAATTGCAGCAAACAAATTAACTGCTAAGATAATCACCACATGGTCTTGTCCATGCTCAAAACTAACAGGTGACATCTCAATCCTCATGTGTCCTTTGTAGTAGTAATTCTTTGCCTGTTCATAAATTGGATGCTCAATGATCTGAATATACTTATCCCAGGACATAGGAAGCCAAGTATCCATTTTTAGCTGGGTTTGTAAATCACTCATCGCCTAATTTCCCGCCAAAAAGTTGCCATCAACACAGAATTTTTAGAGCCGGCATTTTACCATTATCTAACTAAAACCCGATACTGAATGATTAGACTAGATGAATTAACGCTTCAATTAGTATCTGATTTTGCTCATCAGTTCCCACCGTAATACGAAGCTTATCCTCTAAACCGGCCTGTTTGAAATAACGCACCAAAATTCCCCGTTCCTTCAGTGCTAAATAAATTTGCTCGGCATTACCTTTGGGGGGTTGTGTCAAAAAGAAATTAGCTTGGGAATCCCACAACCGACAGCCCAATTGCTTGAGATCCACTGCCAATTTTGCCCGCGATGCCTTCACCTTTTCCGCACACTCATTTTTATGAGTTTGATCGCGCATCGCCGCCGCCCCAACCAAGCAGGATATCGCGTCAATATTGTAACTATCTTTAACCTTAAATAATCCACTCAAAAGCTTCGGATTTGCAATGCCAAACCCCAGCCGCAATCCTGCCAAAGAATAACCTTTAGATAAGGTGCGAATTATAATAACATTCTCAAATTCTTTGACTAAGGGCAACGCCGTTTCTTCCGCAAAATCAACGTAAGCTTCATCAATGACTAAAACACCCGATAACCTTGCTGCCAATTGTCGAATCTCATCAATGGGAACGGTATGTCCCGATGGACTATTGGGTGATGCAATAAACGTTACTGCACCATTCTCTGCCACTAATTCTTCAATCGGTAAGCGATAGTCCTCGCTGTATGGAATTTCCACCCGATCCGCCGGCTGCATATCGGTTAGCGTGCGATATAACACATACGTCGGCATTGGATAAACCACTTTGCGCCCCAATTCCGCACAAGCACGCACCACAACATTGAGCAATTCATCGCTGCCATTGCTGACAATAATCCAGTCAACCGGCACCTCCAACACCTCAGAAATCGCCTTGCGAAATTCGTTGGCATAAGGATCTGGGTAACGCCGCAACCATTCAATGTCTAAATTCCGCAGAACTGAGATCGCTGCCGGTGAAGGCGGATAAGGATTTTCGTTAGTGTTGAGTTTGATTATATTTGTCCCTGGCTTGGGTTGTTCGCCGGGAGTATAGCCGGTCATCATCTCAACGCTTGGGCGGAAGTAGGTAGTCATGACGTTGTTGCGTGTCAAACAATTACTTATTGGGCAAAGAAACCAGTTAACAGAAGCGGCAATAGGATTAATGCACAGACAACTAAAAGAACAGTTGCCGCATCAATATTAATCTCATTGTTTTTAGGATCACGCATTTGACGCCCTCTGGGAAAATAAGCTGATTCACTTACCTTAACAGGGATAGTGGGGAAGAGAAGTGCTGAATCTAGGTTCCCCTTTCCCTTAGCGGAAACCTAAGAAGCGCAAGCAGGGAATGAGGATATAGTAAATAGCGCCCAAACAAAGCGCACCGGCACTGCCTAAAAGCCCAAAAAAGCCGATACTCAGCCAAAATTCTGGCCAACCGATGCCGGTGGAGAGCTTGCTAGAAAAGAAAACGAGGTTAAAAGAATAAGGAGACAGGTAAATCAGATTTGCAATAATTGCGGCAGTTCCCATTGCAGCAAAGGAAGCGTGAAGCAGGTGATGTCTGGGTAAACCTAAACCGAGGGTGACGCAAGCAATGGCAATGGCACTAAATCCCATTAACCCATCAACCACTTTCGCCGGCGTTGAAACAATTGTATGTAAACCCCACCAACCCAAGAGATAGCCAAAGATTCCCATCACGGCAGCCGGCCAAAATCGCCGCAATTGCCCAAAACTGCCGGCTTCTGTCAACCCCAGCGCAGTACCCAACCCCGCCCAGGCAAACAGTAAAATTATTGGCTCAACAGCTAGCTGGGTATCGGGACTCAACCGGCTCAGCTGTTCCGAAAGCATCTGGGCCATCTGATCACCCACCGGCGACCAATAAGCCAACCAAAACCCGATCCCCGCACCAATACTTCCCCCAATGCCGCCCAGCACCATACCTAAAAAGGTGTCTGAACAAGCACGTAAGAGCCATCTGACAAGCGCCGCGCAGGTTTTCACCCCACCCATAACGAGCCGGTAGAGGAAAATAACGACGGCTGCTATCGGGGATGCCACCCAATGAAAAATACCTTCCACGATCGCTCTGAGGCGATCAAAACTGAACAGTGCCCTCGCCGCCCTTCTTCTGCGTCGGGAAAGGCGGGCCAACCGTGACTGAATTTCTGCCGCGTTTGCCGGTCGTTGAGTCACGACTGGGCGCACCATTTCATCCAGTAGATCAGCTAAAGCGGGGCTAACTTTGGCATACTGACGCCACCGGCACTGGCCTGTTACGGGATCTTCGATATCAGCAGGATACCGGCCTGTGAGTAAGTGAATAAAGGTTCGTCCCAAGGCGTAAAAATCGGCTGCCGGTCCCACCACTCCGCCGGCTATCTGTTCGGGCGGACTGTAACCCGGAGACACTAAGCGCGTGGAACTCACCTGATGGGCGCTGCCGGCACGAATTTGCTTTGCCCCACCAAAATCTATCGCCACAAGTTGGTAAGTTTCCTGGCGCAACATCAGGTTGCTGGGTTTGATGTCGCGATGAACAATGTTACGCCGGTGTAATACCTGGAAAATATCGATTGCCTGAGAAAGCCAGTCTAAAACCAGGGCTTCTGGATATCCCTGGGGATATTGGTCGAGAATATCCTCTAGGGTTGGGCCATTAATTTTTTCCATCACCAGACAGGGCAGATGGCGGGGTTTGGGGTGGGCCAGACGCACCTCGAAATAGCTATCTGACTCGACTCTGGGGACTCCGGGATGCCGCAGACGCGCTAAAACGGCGGCTTCTTGCTTAAAAAGTTCGAGTCCCTTGGGAGAGGTTACTACCAACACTTTCAGAACTCGTTCTTTCTGGGACTTGAGATCCCAGACCGTGTAAATAACGGCAAAGCCGCCGGTGCCAAGCTGCTGTAGGGGGATATAGCGCCCTTTGAACTCTAAAGGTGCCCCGCAACTTTGACAAAACTTATTGCCCCAAGCCTGAGGGTAAGGGCCGGTGCAGTCTGGATTGATGCAGTGGGTATATAAAGACTGAGGCACAACCGTAATTTGGGGAATGGGGCATGGGGCATGGGGCATGGGGCATGGCTTCGCCAACCTAAAGGTACGGGGATGGGACATGATTGGGGATCGCGAGTCTTTGGTCATTCACCATAGACATAGCTTGCTGGGTCTAAAGCGGTGGGATTAGGCGGTTCTCCTTCTCTCCCTCTCTCCCCCTCTCTCCGTCTTCCCTCTAGTTTTTATTCACTACTGCTCGCTTATTTTACATTTGCCGGTGAGACTAGACGGGATTTTCACGGCTTCCTTTCCCTAACTTCTTGCGTTCTGGGACTCGCAAAGCATCGCCTGCTCTGGCTTGCTAGCGTACTTTAGAACTTGGCACAATGTTTGTAACAAAAAATTAATATTTTGTCATAAAATATAAACCGAGATTATAGCTTACTAAATAAGATTTGAAGTTTAACTTATTTGATCCCTGGTATATTGTTTAAGAGCTTACTAAAGCTGCCTGCTCATTCCATGATTCCTAGGAAGGGGGATTATGACTTACGCTTCAAGCCAAACACAAACAAAAACAGGCTACAAAGCCGGTGTAAAAGACTACAGACTGACTTATTACACCCCCGATTACACACCGAAAGACACTGATATCCTCGCGGCTTTCCGCGTTACCCCTCAGCCTGGAGTTCCCCCTGAAGAAGCGGGTGCTGCTGTGGCTGCAGAGTCTTCCACCGGCACTTGGACAACCGTGTGGACCGACTTGCTGACGGACTTGGATCGCTATAAAGGTCGTTGCTACGACATCACCCCAGTCCCCGGTGAAGATAACCAGTTTATTTGCTACGTTGCTTATCCACTGGATCTGTTTGAAGAAGGTTCTGTCACCAATATGTTGACCTCCATTGTGGGGAACGTATTTGGTTTCAAAGCCTTGCGGGCGCTGCGTCTGGAAGACCTGCGGATTCCCGTTGCCTACCTGAAGACTTTCCAAGGGCCTCCCCACGGTATCCAAGTAGAGCGCGACAAAATCAATAAGTACGGTCGTCCCCTACTCGGTTGCACCATCAAACCCAAATTGGGTCTGTCGGCTAAAAACTACGGTCGGGCAGTCTATGAGTGCCTACGCGGCGGTCTAGACTTCACCAAAGACGACGAAAACATCAACTCCGCCCCATTCCAGCGCTGGCGTGATCGCTTTCTGTTCGTAGCAGAAGCCATCCACAAATCCCAGGCTGAAACAGGTGAAATCAAGGGTCACTACCTGAACGTCACCGCCCCTACCTGTGAACAAATGTTGGAGCGCGCCGAGTTCGCCAAAGAACTCAAAATGCCCATCATCATGCACGACTACCTGACTGCAGGGTTCACAGCTAACACCACCTTAGCTCACTGGTGCCGCGCCAACGGTATCTTGCTACACATTCACCGCGCTATGCACGCTGTGATTGACCGGCAAAAGAACCACGGGATTCACTTCCGTGTCTTGGCCAAGTGTCTGCGGATGTCTGGTGGCGACCACATCCACACCGGCACCGTCGTCGGCAAGTTGGAAGGCGAACGCGGAATCACGATGGGCTTCGTTGATTTGCTGCGTGAAAACTATGTCGAGCAAGACTTGTCTCGCGGTATTTACTTCACCCAAGACTGGGCATCTATGCCGGGTGTGATGGCAGTTGCTTCCGGTGGTATTCACGTATGGCACATGCCGGCACTCGTGGAAATCTTCGGCGATGACTCCGTCCTGCAATTCGGCGGCGGCACCTTGGGCCACCCCTGGGGTAATGCTCCAGGCGCAACAGCCAACCGCGTTGCCCTCGAAGCTTGCGTCCAAGCACGTAACGAAGGCCGGTCACTTGCCCGCGAAGGCAACGACGTGATCCGCGAAGCCTGTAAGTGGTCTCCTGAATTGGCCGCAGCTTGCGAACTCTGGAAAGAAATCAAGTTCGAGTTCGAGGCAATGGATACGGTCTGATGAAAAGTCCTGAGTGCGGGGTGAATAATCTCCACTCAGAACTTAGGATTCAGGACTGACTGGGCTGGAGTCGGGTCTTAAAAAAGC
Above is a genomic segment from Microcoleus sp. FACHB-68 containing:
- a CDS encoding Uma2 family endonuclease, translating into MSDLQTQLKMDTWLPMSWDKYIQIIEHPIYEQAKNYYYKGHMRIEMSPVSFEHGQDHVVIILAVNLFAAIKGIPLRGLDTTTFRKAGVRECQPDVSYYIGACAQSIPSGTGIVNLDQYPAPNLVIEIAKTSLLDDVGTKRVLYEELGVAEYWVVDVQNTQILAYRVADQGSNRIQVSQVLPALSMAILEEALRRSRETDQSQVIAWLLTQFQQREG
- the hisC gene encoding histidinol-phosphate transaminase, encoding MTTYFRPSVEMMTGYTPGEQPKPGTNIIKLNTNENPYPPSPAAISVLRNLDIEWLRRYPDPYANEFRKAISEVLEVPVDWIIVSNGSDELLNVVVRACAELGRKVVYPMPTYVLYRTLTDMQPADRVEIPYSEDYRLPIEELVAENGAVTFIASPNSPSGHTVPIDEIRQLAARLSGVLVIDEAYVDFAEETALPLVKEFENVIIIRTLSKGYSLAGLRLGFGIANPKLLSGLFKVKDSYNIDAISCLVGAAAMRDQTHKNECAEKVKASRAKLAVDLKQLGCRLWDSQANFFLTQPPKGNAEQIYLALKERGILVRYFKQAGLEDKLRITVGTDEQNQILIEALIHLV
- a CDS encoding serine/threonine-protein kinase; amino-acid sequence: MPHAPCPIPQITVVPQSLYTHCINPDCTGPYPQAWGNKFCQSCGAPLEFKGRYIPLQQLGTGGFAVIYTVWDLKSQKERVLKVLVVTSPKGLELFKQEAAVLARLRHPGVPRVESDSYFEVRLAHPKPRHLPCLVMEKINGPTLEDILDQYPQGYPEALVLDWLSQAIDIFQVLHRRNIVHRDIKPSNLMLRQETYQLVAIDFGGAKQIRAGSAHQVSSTRLVSPGYSPPEQIAGGVVGPAADFYALGRTFIHLLTGRYPADIEDPVTGQCRWRQYAKVSPALADLLDEMVRPVVTQRPANAAEIQSRLARLSRRRRRAARALFSFDRLRAIVEGIFHWVASPIAAVVIFLYRLVMGGVKTCAALVRWLLRACSDTFLGMVLGGIGGSIGAGIGFWLAYWSPVGDQMAQMLSEQLSRLSPDTQLAVEPIILLFAWAGLGTALGLTEAGSFGQLRRFWPAAVMGIFGYLLGWWGLHTIVSTPAKVVDGLMGFSAIAIACVTLGLGLPRHHLLHASFAAMGTAAIIANLIYLSPYSFNLVFFSSKLSTGIGWPEFWLSIGFFGLLGSAGALCLGAIYYILIPCLRFLGFR
- a CDS encoding form I ribulose bisphosphate carboxylase large subunit; translated protein: MTYASSQTQTKTGYKAGVKDYRLTYYTPDYTPKDTDILAAFRVTPQPGVPPEEAGAAVAAESSTGTWTTVWTDLLTDLDRYKGRCYDITPVPGEDNQFICYVAYPLDLFEEGSVTNMLTSIVGNVFGFKALRALRLEDLRIPVAYLKTFQGPPHGIQVERDKINKYGRPLLGCTIKPKLGLSAKNYGRAVYECLRGGLDFTKDDENINSAPFQRWRDRFLFVAEAIHKSQAETGEIKGHYLNVTAPTCEQMLERAEFAKELKMPIIMHDYLTAGFTANTTLAHWCRANGILLHIHRAMHAVIDRQKNHGIHFRVLAKCLRMSGGDHIHTGTVVGKLEGERGITMGFVDLLRENYVEQDLSRGIYFTQDWASMPGVMAVASGGIHVWHMPALVEIFGDDSVLQFGGGTLGHPWGNAPGATANRVALEACVQARNEGRSLAREGNDVIREACKWSPELAAACELWKEIKFEFEAMDTV